From the genome of Vicia villosa cultivar HV-30 ecotype Madison, WI linkage group LG2, Vvil1.0, whole genome shotgun sequence, one region includes:
- the LOC131646606 gene encoding ubiquitin carboxyl-terminal hydrolase 20-like: MSCSSSPSRASSLSESLEVDRVNPMLTDLGGGSVRSRVPVNSSDEQATQDKIMAALFNILPEEEDLDQPASYEIYNGDSEFILPEDLDPDCQPLNSASPADDLLPEPWFSEDALDDSWSYDDEPSKDDVYDSDSKAAPSMIGAGLANLGNTCFLNSITQCFTHTVPLVEGLLSCNHSTDGHNGYCVICAFRYQMQHSLQSTGTVISPVILVDNLKHFSSMFRRHQQEDAHEFMQCALDKLDSCFLSLKKNDPSFEGENIVNKVFGGSLVSKLRCCTCGRSSDTKEPLIDLSLEIDNVDSLSSALESFTMVENIDEKLKCEGCNEEVSMEKQLMLNQTPSIAAFHLKRFKTDGIFVEKIDKHIDFPLELDLQPYTILNENNNVPLKYDLYAVVVHIGYSSNSGHYFCFVRTAPDTWHKLDDSKVTKVSEKTVLSQEAYILFYAQQNTPWFSEFAESTIPSLDFSTMNTSPKSVLDITDGQDKSSPVSNENVEVNEAEDSKNFSEKKLDYSSRQCRELLKIDDIVDASPRREQIPAGPSNQKTLNVKRLEDITSKALPLNSVSLTSTAKAGGSSYVDKSAHKNKSSQSVLDLEEDDIFNSITPPNTPPSQTPGKSFQISRDHVKTENQGSSKKSSSSKSNKSSNSPGKKEAISYLRKMPGSRRGVFMGLLNASQNKTSPDNKRKHTDSSLSDKGNNSARKKSSHASDGGYSAAARVSQ; encoded by the exons atgtCTTGCTCAAGTTCTCCTTCTAGAGCGAGTTCACTTTCGGAATCACTCGAAGTCGATCGAGTGAATCCTATGTTGACTGATCTTGGCGGAGGTTCCGTTCGGTCCCGTGTTCCGGTTAACTCTTCTGATGAACAGGCAACGCAAGACAAAATTATGGCGGCACTTTTCAATATCCTACCCGAGGAGGAGGATCTTGATCAGCCAGCCTCTTATGAGATATACAACGGCGATTCGGAATTTATTTTGCCGGAGGACTTGGATCCTGACTGTCAACCTCTCAATTCGGCCTCGCCTGCTGATGATTTGCTGCCGGAACCATGGTTTTCCGAGGATGCTCTCGATGATAGCTGGTCGTATGATGATGAACCGTCAAAGGATGACGTTTATGACTCTGATTCTAAAGCTGCACCGTCGATGATT GGAGCTGGGCTGGCCAACCTTGGGAACACTTGCTTTCTGAACTCGATTACGCAATGCTTCACGCATACAGTGCCTCTAGTTGAGGGTCTTCTTTCGTGCAACCATTCTACTGATG GTCATAATGGGTACTGCGTCATTTGTGCTTTCCGCTACCAGATGCAACATTCCTTGCAGTCTACTGGAACTGTTATCTCACCTGTGATACTTGTGGATAATTTGAAGC ATTTTTCTTCTATGTTTAGAAGACATCAACAAGAGGATGCACACGAATTTATGCAGTGTGCATTGGATAAACTCGATTCATGTTTTTTAAGCTTGAAGAAGAATGATCCAAGTTTTGAGGGTGAGAATATTGTGAACAAAGTTTTTGGAGGAAGTCTGGTCAGCAAG CTCCGATGTTGTACCTGTGGCCGCTCCTCTGACACTAAGGAACCATTGATTGACTTGAGTTTAGAAATAGACAATGTAGATTCTTTGTCAAGTGCTTTAGAATCTTTCACTATGGTGGAAAACATTGATGAAAAGCTTAAATGTGAGGGCTGCAATGAAGAAGTTTCTATGGAGAAACAGCTTATGTTGAATCAGACCCCTTCTATTGCTGCATTTCATTTAAAGAGGTTTAAGACAGATGGGATTTTTGTTGAAAAGATTGACAAGCATATCGATTTCCCTTTGGAGCTGGACTTGCAGCCTTACACCATTTTGAATGAAAACAATAAT GTACCATTGAAATATGATCTATATGCAGTTGTTGTGCATATTGGATATTCATCTAACTCGGGGCATTATTTCTGCTTTGTTCGCACTGCTCCAGACACATGGCATAAGTTGGATGATTCAAAG GTTACCAAGGTATCAGAAAAGACTGTGCTGTCTCAGGAAGCATACATATTGTTTTATGCACAGCAAAATACTCCTTGGTTTTCAGAGTTTGCAGAATCTACAATTCCATCCCTGGATTTTAGTACGATGAATACATCTCCCAAGTCTGTTTTAGACATCACTGATGGCCAGGATAAGTCATCTCCTGTTTCAAATGAAAATGTTGAAGTGAATGAGGCTGAGGACTCCAAAAATTTTTCTGAAAAGAAGTTGGATTATTCTAGTCGGCAATGTCGTGAGTTGCTTAAAATTGATGACATCGTTGATGCTTCTCCTCGCCGTGAACAAATTCCTGCTGGACCATCAAATCAGAAAACTCTTAATGTGAAAAGATTGGAAGATATCACCTCCAAAGCACTGCCTCTGAATAGTGTCAGCTTGACTAGTACTGCAAAGGCTGGTGGGAGTTCATATGTTGATAAAAGTGCTCATAAAAACAAATCTAGTCAGAGTGTTCTAGATTTGGAAGAGGATGATATTTTCAATTCTATTACTCCTCCCAACACACCCCCTTCTCAGACTCCAG GTAAGAGTTTCCAGATCTCACGCGATCACGTGAAGACAGAGAATCAAGGGAGCAGTAAAAAATCATCATCAAGTAAGTCAAATAAGTCATCCAATAGTCCTGGAAAAAAAGAGGCTATCTCTTATCTTAGGAAGATGCCTGGTTCAAGGAGAGGTGTATTTATGGGCTTACTTAATGCTAGTCAAAACAAGACTTCCCCAGATAACAAGAGAAAACACACTGATTCATCGCTGTCTGACAAAGGAAACAACAGCGCTCGCAAGAAATCAAGCCATGCTTCTGATGGCGGCTACTCTGCGGCAGCTAGAGTTTCACAATAA
- the LOC131646607 gene encoding glycine-rich cell wall structural protein 1.8-like, with amino-acid sequence MAYIQRVPVAVFLVLLALGVCSARRGLLTFEAGGGYGLGHGIVGGGGGGGSGGSGGYGGGSGGSGGGGAGYGGEHGVGYGGGGGNGGGGGYGNGGEHGGGYGGGAGGGGGAGGGGEHGVAYGGGGGSGGGGGGGYGAGGAQGGGYGIGGGGGSGAGVEHGGSYGGGQGGGAGGGYGGGGEHGGASGYGGGEGGGAGGSYGGGGEHGGASGYGGGEGGGAGGGYGGGGEHGASGHGGGAGGGAGGGYSGGGEHGASGYGGGEGGGAGGGYGGGGEHGASGYGGGEGGGAGGGYGGGGEHGASGHGGGEGGGAGGGYGGGAEHGAGYGGGEGGGSGGGYGAGGEHGIGYGAGGGSGGGGGAGYGAGGAHGGGYGGGGGAGGGAGGGAYGGAGGGGHGGGAGYGEGGAHGGYSP; translated from the coding sequence ATGGCTTATATACAAAGAGTTCCCGTTGCTGTTTTCTTAGTGTTGTTGGCTTTAGGCGTGTGTTCTGCTAGAAGGGGTCTGCTTACTTTTGAGGCTGGAGGTGGTTATGGTTTAGGCCATGGCATTGTTGGTGGAGGCGGTGGAGGAGGATCTGGTGGTAGTGGTGGATATGGAGGAGGAAGTGGAGGTAGTGGTGGAGGAGGAGCTGGATATGGAGGCGAGCATGGAGTTGGATATGGTGGAGGGGGTGGGAATGGTGGTGGTGGAGGTTATGGTAATGGAGGAGAGCATGGTGGAGGTTATGGTGGAGGTGCAGGAGGTGGAGGTGGAGCTGGTGGTGGTGGAGAACATGGTGTAGCATATGGAGGAGGTGGTGGAAGTGGCGGTGGAGGTGGAGGTGGGTATGGTGCAGGAGGAGCTCAAGGAGGTGGATACGGCATTGGAGGAGGAGGTGGAAGTGGTGCAGGAGTAGAGCATGGTGGTAGTTATGGTGGTGGTCAAGGAGGTGGAGCTGGTGGAGGCTATGGCGGTGGGGGAGAGCATGGTGGTGCTTCTGGATACGGAGGTGGTGAAGGAGGAGGAGCTGGAGGAAGTTATGGGGGTGGAGGAGAGCATGGTGGTGCTTCTGGATACGGAGGTGGTGAAGGAGGAGGAGCTGGAGGAGGTTATGGTGGTGGAGGAGAGCATGGCGCTTCTGGACATGGAGGTGGTGCAGGAGGTGGTGCCGGAGGAGGTTATAGTGGTGGGGGAGAGCATGGTGCATCAGGCTATGGAGGTGGTGAAGGAGGTGGAGCCGGGGGAGGTTATGGTGGTGGGGGAGAGCATGGTGCTTCTGGCTAcggaggaggtgaaggaggtggtgCTGGAGGAGGTTATGGTGGGGGAGGAGAGCATGGTGCTTCTGGTCACGGAGGTGGTGAAGGAGGTGGAGCCGGAGGAGGTTATGGTGGTGGGGCAGAGCATGGTGCTGGTTACGGCGGTGGTGAAGGAGGTGGTTCTGGCGGAGGCTATGGAGCTGGTGGAGAGCATGGCATTGGTTATGGAGCAGGCGGTGGAAGTGGAGGTGGAGGCGGAGCGGGCTATGGTGCTGGAGGGGCGCATGGAGGTGGATATGGAGGTGGAGGCGGAGCAGGTGGAGGGGCAGGAGGTGGAGCATATGGTGGCGCTGGAGGAGGCGGCCATGGTGGCGGAGCTGGATATGGAGAAGGTGGTGCACATGGTGGCTATTCACCCTAA